GCCCAGGGCTCCTTGCCCCGGGAGAACATCTCCCACAATGTCACCCCAAACATCCACACGTCGGACGCAGAAGAGAAGGCCCCCTGGCGCAGGCTCTCCGGCGCGCACCTGCGGAAACTCTGCTGAACCAGGCCGCCGAGGGGGCGGGGCGCGTTTCCCCCACGAGCGACCTACACGGCGCCACCACCACCCTCTGTGATCTCCTTCCCAAACCCTTCCGATTCCTCGTCCCGGCCTACTCTGGGGGCCTGGCGCGCCCACGCCGCCCGGATCAgcgccccctctgcccctcaccaggcGTAGGGGATGGGGCGGGGCCCGCCCATGACGTAGCGACCCCGGGCGCCGCGCAGCGGCCGCACCAGCCCGAAGTCCGCCACCTTGACGGTGCGCGGGGAAGCCAGCAGCAGGTTGCGCGTGGCGAGGTCTCGGTGCACCAGCCCGCGGGCCCCCAGGTACGCCATGGCCCCTGCCAGCTGCCGCAGAAAGAGGCACAGCAGGGCCACGGGCAGCGGTGGTGTCGGGGCCGGGGCGGTCAGGCGCGCGTGCAGGGAGCCCAGCGGCGCCAGCTCCATCACCTGCCGGAGCGCGGCGCCGCGTGAGCAGAGgtctgcccccctccccgccccccaccctggcctctggccccctccctccctcccatcgcGCCCCTGCCCTGGGAGCTGCTGTCCGGCCAGCTCACCATCTGCAGAGGCTGGCCCAGTACGAGGCCGTGCAGACGCAGCACGTGTGGGTGCTCCAAGTTCATCATGACGGACACCTCTCGAAGGAAGTCCCCCAGCTCTGTGCCCACGGGGCCTTCAGGACCCACCCGGAGGGACTTGACAGCTACTGGGACCTGGGGCGTCACAGGGAAAGGACATTGGCACCCAGAGCAGAGAGGGCAtgcagggcagaggggaagccaaaattaaaaaaggaaggaaggaaggaaggaaagaaagaaagaaagaaagaaagaaagaaagaaagaaagaaagaaagaagcaaagaccAGACCGGCGGCTGGCCCCAGCACCCAGAATGAAGGAGGCTCCCCGGACTCACACTCTGGCCACCAGGCAGTGTCCACAGCCCTCGGTGCACCACGCCAAAGCAGCCAGAGCCCAGCAGCTCCCCTCTGCACACAGCACCGTCCGGGATCAGACACTTGAGTCCCCCCTCGGGCTCAGGGAGGGACAGGGGGCTGTCAGGAACTGAGGCGGTGTCCTTCTGCTCAGGTGCTAAGCCCCCAAGGATCTGAAGCAGGGGTGGGAATTAAGTGTGTGGAACCCTGTACCACTCCTCCCTGACACTCGGCCCGCCCCAGTTCCGGGCCTACGCTGACCCTTTAAGCCtgttgcccccccccaccccaaaacacACACCTTGTAGACCCAGTTCTTTGACTTGAGCCCCGAACGGTGCTTCTTCAGAGCCTCAGTGAGTCTGCGCTGGGCTGGGGAAGGTCAGAATCAGGGCACGTGGGTGTTACGTGATGGGCTGTGGGGGTTAGGTCAGGACGCAGGAGGATTTACAGGGCAGAAGAGGGCTGGTGGGGGGCAGGCTGAGAAAGAAGAGACCAGGGGCCCCTTACCAGGCCGGCCCATTCCAATGCCATCCAGGTCCTCCGGCCTGACAAAGTCAAAGTGCTCCGGCCGGGTCACAGTAAGCTCCTCGAGGATGGGTCGGTAGAACTGGGCCAGCTGGATGTCCCGGAGCAGCCTCAGCAGCCACATTGAACTCGCCTCGGGGACCATGTCTGGAGAAGGCATCCCGGAGGTCCATGCATCCAGCTCTAGACACAAAGCCAATGGGACTCCCAGACAGCAGAAATGGGGCCTCGAGATCCactcccacccccgaccccatCAGACACACTCAGGTGCAGAGGGAGGGATGCATCAAAGAATGGCAGGAATCGGGCCACTCCCACAAACCCCAGGAAAAACCCTAGGTGTGGCCTACCTAGGGTCCCCACCTCACACTTGAgatcccagagctctgcagaCCTGACATATGTTCCTCTTCCCACTCTTGAGATAGGACGGCACCCTACTCCTGGACCCCTAGGACACCCAGGTACCACATCCCTGCCAGGGATGCCCAGATATACTAACTACACAGTGCCTCCGCCCTGCCGATGCGCGTGCCCAGACACACAGGAACCTGCCTCCACACTCGAAAcactgctacacacacacacacacacacacacggagaccTACAGACATGCTGCAAAagagggctgagccacccagacacatgGCCTTTCAAGTCCGAGACGTTCCAGTAACGCTGCCGTGAACCATGCCTGCACGCCTACCGGTGACACTGAGGTTCACGGCCTCTGAGATACACTGCCCCACGTGTCGGAGACATCAAGGTCCACAGAAACACACAGCACACAAGACGACCAGGGCCCGTGCGCACACATTCCTCAACTATGCGGGCATACGGCCCCTCAGCTCCGAGATGCCCAGGCTCACCGCCTGGTCGGCACCCGAGACAGCCACGCCTGAAATCACTGGGTATTTGTGACCGGCGGTCAGGTGCAGGCTGAGCTAAGCTCGGGCACTGCCCACTGTTGCCGGGTGCACAGTCCCTTCCACACCCACCTGCGCTCAGCTGCAGGAGCCCTGCCCGCACACCTGAGTCACTCAATCCGACCGGGCTTCCAGGCAACTCCCCCAGTCTGAGCTAACCAAGGCCGGGAGCTGTGGGCGCTGCCTGCACCGCGCTCTCCCTTACACGCACCTGGACGCCCCCCTCCACCTTTAGTTAAACCCTGACGAAGGGCTGAACTAGGGACCGGGCGCACGGAGAGGCGAGGAGGGAGGAGGCCGGGACCCAGGGAGACCGCCAGCAAGGTGAGGTGGGGACAGTACCCGAAGGGGGACGGGAGGAAAGGCGGCCGCGGAAGGGAGGGGAGGCGAACAGGGCATCCGCGGACGCAGCCCAAGCGACGGCCGCTCCTGCGGCCCCTGTGCCCCGCGTCCCCGCCCCGCGGGACCCTCACCTGGCGAAGGCGGAAGCGGCGGCAGCGGAACCACCCTGGCCACCAGCACTAAATCCCGGGGGGGCGGGACCACagccgcgggggcggggccgcagGCCGTAGGGGCGGGGCCCGGCGTCGCGCTGGGGAGCCCTACCACGCCCCTCGCCCCCAACCCGGGAAGGCCTgaggcggggaggcggggaggcgggggggcgggggggcgcctCCTCCTCCCGGCCAGACCCGGAGAAACCATTCTCCcgtcttttccctctctcaccctCTACATCCTCTTTCCCGCCTCTTCCAAAGAACTTTTCATCCCTCCCAGGCTTCCTGGGACCGTGGGGTCCTGTCCCCCGTGTCCCCTCTCCCCAAATCTTTCACCTCTCCCGGCCAGAGCCCCCCCCCTTACGCAGATCAGCACCAGATGGAGAAATGCTGCCCAGACCCTGGGAATGTGAGGCTAAACAGGACCTTGTCCCTGCGCCCTAGCAGGGGAGAGGGCGTCCTAGCCCCCATATGGGGGGAGGCAGGGCGCTCTGAAATGGAACCAGGGCGGACAGGTGTTGCTGGTGCAGGAAGTCAGCCCTCAGCCCACGTGGTCTAAGTAAGGTTGGGACCGTTGTCCCTGGCCCAGCTCTGAATATTGGTCCAATGTGCTGCCCCGAAAAGGAACCTTTTGGGAGCAACCCAGGACAGAACACGCGGGAGGTCTTGTGTGTGAGTGGGCTCCTGCCCCCCATACCGGCTTAGTACCTGGTCTGGGTGGCCAAGGGCAGCACCCCATGCTTTAGGGCACCCCTCCCCATAACTGGCACTTAACTGGCCACGTTCTGGCTCAACCCTCCTTCCCCCACATAGTCTCCGTACACTGGCTGTGGGGATGGGGGCCACAGGTCAAAGTCCAGAACCTCCAAAAAGACTCTGAGGAGGAGcattcctctccttttccctcaggGGTCCCAGAGAGGAAGTCACCAGTCTCAGGACGTCTGGTGTGTCTCCTTCTGTCCCAAGGAAGGATGTGCAAGCTGTCCCCAAAGTCCCTTGGGGGGAACACACCCCCCATCCTGGTAAGCATACAGGATATTCCAACACTGATAGGAAAATTTTTATAGTTTACAGTTCAACCTGCTTGGTTTCCTTGCCTTCTCTTGACCTCCAGCGAGGCCAGCTTATCACACTGTAATAGCTCCCTCTGCATCTGATGTCCCGGCTATACTGTGGGATCCGCATGGTAGGGGCTGGATCTGTCTTGTCTatccttgtgttttgttttgttttgttttgtttatattttatttatttattagagagagtgagagagaacgcacaagcaggggggtgggagagagagaagcaggatctccaccagcaggaagcctgacgcagggcttgatccaagggccacaggatcatgacttgagccaaaggcagatgcccagccactgagccacccaggctcccctcatccTCTGTTCCTACTCTTAGTATTTGGAACAGTGTAGGCATGTAACAGGTACAGTGCATATTGTTTGCGAAGAAATCTTCTCAGTCTGTCATTCCTCTGTCCTTTCTCCCTGCTTTTAAGACATCATTGGTATTTTGtagttctattaaaaaatatctaGGTATGGATTATTTTTTACTCATTCTGATCAGTGTGTTCTATTTCCTGTATCTATGAATTCATATCTTTCAttggttttggaaaattctcagctagTATTTCCTCAAACATTATTTTTCCTCCATTCTTTGGCTTTCCCCTTTGGGGACTCTGATTAGTATTATGCTAGATCTTTTCATTCCATCCCTCATGTTGTTTAAACTCTCTTCTATATCTTTCAATCTTTGAGTCACTGTGATGCCATCCAGGTCTGTCTTCCAGTTCACCAATTCTCTCTTTGGTTATGTCTGATGTGCTGTTTAATCCATAGTCTGAAGGATTTTTGTCATTGATACGAACACTGGCAACTTTGTCTGCTGACAgtactttattgaggtataacacATTTAGGAACATGCCCAGATTTAACTGTGTAGCTCaatgcatttcttcttcttttttttttttttttaagatttttatttatttaagagagagagatagtgcatgagcagggggagggggagaagcagagggacaagcagactctctgctgaggaggTAACCCTGAAGCAAGGCCAAGTCTCAagacccaagaccatgacctcagctgaagtcaGGTATCTAActaactgagccctccaggctcCCCAGCTCAATACATTTCAACCAATGTACATGTGTATTGATGCTGGTAAAGACCCAGAACATTCCAGTGATCTTGGAAACTTGCCTTGTGTCCATTGTTAGTCAATTCCAGTGACCATTCTCATGTCTAAAACCCATAGATcactttttcccccaaagattttatttatttatttgacagagaggatcacaagtaggcagagaggcaggcagagagagagggaagcaggctcctgtcgagcagagagccccttgtggggctcgatcccaggaccctgagatcatgaccctctgaaggcagaggcttaacccactgagccacccaggcgcccccatagatCACTTTTTCTTGCTCCCGACCTTCTTATCGATGGAGTCATAGGCTGTAATTGCATTCGGCTTCTTGGACTCAACACGTTTTTTGAGACTTATCTTGATGTTGTCCGAGTTCTTGATGGGGATCACGTGGTTCCCTGAGCTTTTGGGGAGAAGAATGCATAACAACTGATTTTCCTCCAAATGTCCAGCATCTTCACAGATCTGGGAGCACCAGAGGTCTTCTAGGAGTTGAACACATACATGTGGAGGACATGGGGATACAGGAAGCAGCTGTTGCCAGAGAGGCCGGCAGGAGCCAAGTCAGGCACTATGTCATCCTTCAGCAAGCTCTCGCTATGTCAGGTTCTAGGGAACAAGCAGACACGATCCCTGGCCTGGTGGGGTTCACTCTACAGGGCCTTGGAGAACACATTCAGGAGCTTGGGCCTTACCTAAGGGCTCTGATAACGGCTGGACGTTTTTAGGAGAGGAATGAGAGAACCAGGCGGCTGCGTAAGCAactgggaaaaagagagagaggaaggacaggGAGCTCCGGGAAGAGGTTCTCGCCGGTTCAGGGGAGAGAGGTTGGCCCTGCTGAGACCTTGGCAATGGGATGGAGAGGAGGTGAAGGTAGGGGCCTCCGCGACTGGACTCTGGGCCTAAGTCCTGTGCTCCAGCAGGAAACCAGACCATTTTTCCAGCAGGAAACCGGACACGGAGGCTCAGCCCCACCTTTGCCTTTAGCTTGGAAAAAACCCAGAGAATGAGAAgcctcttttttcctccccttctccctcttcccatctgACTTCTGGAGTTAAGCTTCTCTCGTCCCTACCTGCGTGGGAAGTACTGCCTGACCACTCTCGGGTGACACCCCTTCTAAGCTGAGATGGGGCGTCCTGCTAAGCTTGGAGGCCTGGGTCGGGCACCAGTCCCACTCAGTCTGCCTTTCGccaaccccagccctgccccacggGCTCTGCATCCGAGAAAGATGAGCACACGCACACCCCCGGCCAAGTCTTTGCCCAGAAGGCAGGGAACCAGAAGGGTAAGCAGAGAGGCCCTCTGGTATCTTCCCCACCTACTGCCTTGGGTTTGGGTGGAGGGTAGGGCCCATCCTTCTGCGGAAAACTCTCCTCTCCTACTGGGAGCCGCATCAGCGCCCCCGTAGCCCCTCCCTTCCTGCTCTGCTCCCTGAGATCACGGGCCTGTCCCTTGCCACCTTACCTATGCCAACCTCTCAACAGGGGaaaatccctctctctcttttgggcCTTTGTGGGGCTGTTCCCATCTGGCTAAGGGCAGGAGGCCTGAACCCCAACAACATCCCTGCTTCCCGTTATTGCACTCATTGCTGTTCCGACCTTGCCAGTAACTTGTCTGTCTCCCGCTGCTCGATTCCAAGCTCCAGGCAGAAAAAGACTTGATCTTGTCTGAGTTTTGCTGTGTCCCTCCTGCCCAGTCCAGGGTCTGGCTCACagggtaggtgctcagtaaactttTATGAACAAATGGGTGAGATGCCGTCATCTGGGTCGAGAGAAGCCAAGGAGACTTTTTGACATCAGGAGCTCCTTTGCTGGGAGTGATGCTGATGGGAGAGCCCGAACCGCCCCCATCAGCATTCCCTGGTGAACttgtccctgcccctctccccatttgCCACCCACACCCCGTACTTGGCTCTTCCTATACCCTGGGGTGAAACCCTTCCATTCCATCACCCCATCTCCATCCCCCGGCTCCTGGAGGCCCGTCGCTTCCCAGTTTGGCTTTGCCTCGCTAGAGTTTCCAGGCAGCCCACCACGCTGTATGTCCCTGCTGGTTTGCTTTCCTAAGTGGGAAGTGCCCTAAATCCACCCTATTCCTCCAAGGTCACCAAGGAGCACAGCatagagcaccccccccccccgggtctaATCACCAGCGTTGGAGTCCCTACCCTGTCGCTTGCCATCGGTGACTCTGAGCAAGTTACTTCCTGTTTCTGTGCTCCTGTGTCCACATGTACGGCAGCCAGAGTGGAGGCCAGTGACCCCCCCATCCGCATTAATGTTGTACACAGCGCCCTCCCGGGGGAGCAGGGCTGATCTGGGGCATCAGAGGGATAGTGCAGAAAGGATGGGCCCGTCCAAGACAGTGTGCCTTCCACCCTCCTCTCTCAAGCCTCTCCCTCTGGGGAGGTCTGGTCACTGGGTCATGAAGAGGCACGAGCGGTCCCAGGGAGAGGCTCCCCACGCCAAGAGACAGAGGCCTCTTGCCCACAGCCAACACCAACCTGTCAGGCATGCAAGTGAGCCAGCTTCAACATGATCCTCTTGCCCTGGTCAAACCTCGGATTTCCGTGACCCTGACTGACATCCGGACAGCGCTGTCCTGGGAAGCTGCAAGCCAGAACCACACAGCAAAGCTGCTCCTGAATTTCTGATCCTCAGAAACTCTGAGATCAGGTTTATTGTTTTAGGCCATTAAGCTTTGGAACAATTTGTTACGCGGCTGTAGGTGACTAATACAGAGCATGAAATGCTTGGAATCACGTCGGATGCATCGTCGCCCTCCGGGGTGGCCCGCGTTCACGTTCATTTTACAGGGACCAGATGGAGTCTGTGGCTGGCGAGTGACTCGTAGCTGGAAGGGCGTGGCGAGTTATGTCGTGAACACAGTGCCCATCAGTGCCAGGTCCTCAGCTCCTTTATCTGCCCCCATGGTTGCAGCGATCTGCTGCCAAGCCGTAAGGCCTGGAGGCACGGGTCAACTCTCTGATCATGCTCCTGGGGTCTGAGAATTTGGAGTTCCACCAGGACAGGGTGGGGATGGGTTTTCTCTGCTCGAGTGGGTCTGGCCGTTGACAGCTGGGGCCTGTCTTATCCTCCCACGGGGATAGAAGATGCTGCCTTTTGACCCAACTCCTCAGTGTGGACCCTCCACGGGGCTCCTCACCGCATGGTGACTGGGTTTCTGAGCGGATATCCCAGGAGACAGAAGGCAGAGGTCGCCAGTTTCTTTAGGACATGGCCCAGGAAGTGGCCCAGTGTCACTCCTGGCACATTCAGCTGGCCAGCGATAGAGGAAGGCATGCACAGACCCTGCCTGTCCACAGGAGATGTGTCAAAGAATTTAGGGGCCATTGTTTGAAATGGCCAGTCTCTGTTCTTAGGAGAGGGGCTcagggaagattttttaaaaatatatattttatttatttatttgacacagaaagagagcacaagcagggggagtggcaggcagagggagaaggagcagcaggctccccgaccagcaaggagcccaatgcaggacttgaccccggaccctgagatcgtgaccctgACCGGacggcagacgcttcaccaactgagccacccaggcacccctagagggAAGGTTTCTAAGGAAACACCACCAATCTGATGTAACAGGTGCCACAAGAGAGACACGTCTAGGGAAGGGACACTCTGCTCTGCTTGAGGAGCTCCGAGCAGGCTTCTCGGAAGAGGTGATGTTGGAGGCAAGGGCATTCGGGTATGCAGACGAGCCCAGGCAAAGGCAAGAAGCCGGGCGCAAACAAAGGGTTTGGGCAACTACCAGTGATGCAGTGTGGCTCTGGGGTGGGCAGAGCTGCGGAGATGCAGAACCCCAGGGGACCAGACTGCAGAGGACACTCACTGCTGAGAAGTACACACATGCATGAGAGCCAGGGACAGTCCATCAGACGCTTAGCGCTGCCGTTAACCTTGAGGGAGATGCCAAAGAGGAGGGGGCGGGTCTGGGAGGGAAATGGTTTTGGACCGGGAGACTCCGGAAGGCCTTTGGGGCATTCAGGTAGAGATCCCACTTCGACCTGGGTTTGGTCAGCTCTGGGATGAGGACCCCTTAAGACGTGAGGAACCTTGAATGTCAGGGTCAACGTCCAGGTCTGTATTCCATAGGCAGAAAAGAGCTAGGGAAGGACTTCAGTAAGAGATCGCAACAGCTAATGCTTAGCGAGGGCCCAGCACATGTGGGCGCCGTCCCAAGCATTGTCCCTGAACTTATCTGAACCTCGCAGTAATCCTGTGAGGGTCAAATGCTGGCAGAGTTCCCCGTAGTGAAGAGATCACCGCTGGTGATATAGAACATCATGGCACGACGTGTCTTCGAGGGCTGAGCTGATAAAAtgtaaacagaataaaaacagaaaaagccaTCGAATCAATGAACTGCGTGATTTGCCTTTCAAGGAATGGAGAAGTTACAATAGCTTGCCCGAGGTCCGGTGAGACACAGAGCCAGGATCTGAAACCGTGGCAGCCCGACTATGAAGCCCGAGTTCTGAACCATCTTTTGACGCTGGACAGGAGGCCATCCACAGTGTGGCGCTTCGAGAAGACCCATGTGGCCACGGAGGGTGCGGCGGCAGAGAGCGGAGTGGGCTGTCAGATGGCACCCTTGGGAGAATGGAGTCTGCAGTCAGAGGGGTCTAGAGTGGGGCCACAGGACAGGAGGAGGGCACAGACAGGGTAGAGGTCCTTCAAGAAGGGGCAGAATCGGTTGACCCACTGGGCGCTGAGTGTGAAAACAAGGACAACTCCCACATGTGGAGCCTGGAAAATGGGTACAGTGTTGGGGGGTACGAGGCAGCTGGCGCAGACCAGCAGGAAGCCGTGGGGCCAGGGTGGCCAGCAGCCTCGGCTTCTCATCCTGGCTGGGGCACTCACTAGGCGTCTGTCAAAGGAATGGATGAACGAGCtatatgatcttgggcaagttgtaggaattttatatatgatctctgggtctctctttttttgggtGCAAAATAACAGATTGGACTAGAATGtgtgaaataaaatggaaggtACTTTCCTAGAAGAGGTAGGCATTCCTCTCTCCATGCGGTGTGCTACATGGGCACCCCGAAACAGGAGCTCTAGCCTTGGCTAGCTGTAAGATGAACCGAGGTCCCATTCAACACCACTAAATCCAATATTTCTGGATATAAAGCCCAAGGATGGATAATTGgtgggttgtttttttaatttttttttgtttagattttatttgacagagagatcacaagtaggcagagtggcaggcagagagagaggaggaagcaggctccctgctgagcagacagcccgatgggctcaatcccagaaccctgggatcatgacctgagccgaaggcagaggctttaacccactgagtggtgggttgtttttgttgttgttgttgttgttgttgttttaattttattttatttatttgagagatagagagtgagagagagcatgaaccatggggaggggcagagggagagggagaagccgccttcccctgagcagggagccgtacatggggctccatcccaggactcagagatcatgacctgagctggagtcaTGCCCAAATGACTGatccccccaggcaccccaggacggGTAGTTTTTGAAGCTGCCCAGATGACTACAatgggtggctggatgatggctTTTACCCTGGAGCCTCCAGGTACCCAGTTTGAAAACCACGGGTTTAGGTGCAGACTGGGATCCCTTCCAGGCCCAGGCCCTCAGACTGAGACTTGTGGCTGAGAACGGGCTAACTCTTTCTACGTTTCATCTTCCACCCACCAACCGAAACCTTCTGACAGCTGGGGGGGGCAATGCCAGGGTTTCTCCAGCACATACAACTGAGGTCCTGGGACAGGAGAATCGTTGGAGACTCCCCTGTGTGTTGTGGAGCCCAGCACCCCCCGCTTGCACCCCCGGCTTGCACCCACTGGATGCCAGGAGCACATCCCCTGATTGAAAACGTCCCCAGATGTTGTCAAAGGTCTCTTGGGGCagaacccaccccccacccccactgccaccGTCCTTCAGACGAGAACCACTGTGCCACCCTGAGTCTCCcgtccccctctgccctccccagatGCAGACAGAGGCCAGGCAGGAGTGGAAGCCATCTGACAACAGGTTTACTTGGCCTTGGCAGGAGGGACGCCTCCGCGGGAGGCCACGGCTTCACAATGTTAAATGGAGGGAGAGCCTGTCAGCAGGATGACTGATGTGGTCTCAGCTCTAAAGGGAGGGAGTTTTCCAAAATACTCATTCCCGGATTCCCAATCAGTCACAAGAGGGCCAGGAGGAGCTTCTGGGGCAGGCGGCCCCTGCTTTCCGAGAACAGGCGGGAGGGGGCGTGGGAGGGGTGGCGAGGAGGGGATTCTTTCCTTCTGTAGATAATTTCCTGGAACCAGCAGCTGGCTGCTCCTGTCTGATTAGTtgagggctggagggaggagatttccagtggggtgcctgggtcccAGGAGGCCCTCTGACACTGGGATCAAGGGGACGTCTGGGTTTCCGGGTCTGGAAGACTGAACCTCTGGGAGTGGAACTCAGGGGCTGGCTGATCCCCTTGGAGGGAAGTGGAAGTTGTGGGTTCATGGTCTTTAGAactggaggctgggaggctgtGGAAACCTTCACTCGTCCTTTTTTCTTCCAAGTAACTGGACCTGAGGGCAGACAGAGAGTGGGAGGCCTGGGATGGGCAGGGCAGggtggagctgggggagggacggTGGGGGAAGGTACTGGGGGGCTCAGAAGTGACGAGGCCCCTGCCGCCCTTACCCCGCCCCCGACTCACTCCACCATGAGGCTCAGAACACCCAGCAGGAAGGCAGCCACCAGGAGAGCGAGGAGCAGAACCCTGGCTTCCCAGAGATCGTGACTTCCTGCAGGGAACCCAGGAAGCAATAAGGGACCCGGCGACCTCTCCAGCCGTCGCAGTGTGGGccgggtgggggggagggttggTGGCCGAGAGCTCGGAGACCTGAGCCAGGGGAGGCCGGGCGGAGGGGTAGAACCTGGGAGGCAGCGCTTTCGGGGCCAGCAGCAGACGTCGAGTTCCTGGCAGGTGGAGCAGTTGTACACGACGGTGCTGCCCCCTGCAGGACACAGCGGGAACGAGCTGGGGCGGGGGAAGCCCCGGCTCTGCCTCCCAGagttccccccgcccccgccccggttTCCGCCACAACAGCTCTCCTCGAGCACCCCAGATGCCCGCGTCCTCACTACTCTTTCCTTTTCTACTCACGGCAG
This region of Mustela lutreola isolate mMusLut2 chromosome 15, mMusLut2.pri, whole genome shotgun sequence genomic DNA includes:
- the TNK1 gene encoding non-receptor tyrosine-protein kinase TNK1 isoform X2, which produces MPSPDMVPEASSMWLLRLLRDIQLAQFYRPILEELTVTRPEHFDFVRPEDLDGIGMGRPAQRRLTEALKKHRSGLKSKNWVYKILGGLAPEQKDTASVPDSPLSLPEPEGGLKCLIPDGAVCRGELLGSGCFGVVHRGLWTLPGGQSVPVAVKSLRVGPEGPVGTELGDFLREVSVMMNLEHPHVLRLHGLVLGQPLQMVMELAPLGSLHARLTAPAPTPPLPVALLCLFLRQLAGAMAYLGARGLVHRDLATRNLLLASPRTVKVADFGLVRPLRGARGRYVMGGPRPIPYAWCAPESLRQGAFSSASDVWMFGVTLWEMFSRGKEPWAGVPPYLILQRLEQDRARLPRPPLCSRALYAVALRCWAPHPADRPSFSYLEGLLQEAWPPEGRCVQDVMEPGALRMQTGDLITIIEGSPDSATWKGQNGRTLKVGSFPASAVTLADGGGPPATRLVQRVSPAQGERQQGSGNGDRGKAKLQDLPPARAQRRNRNVPLQRMKGGAERARSHPPGVPGSTEGHWGRRGFCHPEPQGGAALPSEQPVQSRLPTHPGALPVGSLRGQSLCPGSALSAAPLGTDTGLDGRPGRVGPSGTRTDPTRAELPPQGDCARGSCSRSWGRAWASISSRTRWPPKAPASLASS
- the TMEM95 gene encoding sperm-egg fusion protein TMEM95 isoform X2, encoding MWMLALGGVFLATAQACVLCHLPDRDLAGRLAKLCSRVEARWKDCRASWSFPAFALDETSMNNVIEKTHRVLRVMEIKGSLSSLPLYRHWLQNTKLPAYSREGGSTVVYNCSTCQELDVCCWPRKRCLPGSTPPPGLPWLRKSRSLGSQGSAPRSPGGCLPAGCSEPHGGVSRGRGPVTWKKKGRVKVSTASQPPVLKTMNPQLPLPSKGISQPLSSTPRGSVFQTRKPRRPLDPSVRGPPGTQAPHWKSPPSSPQLIRQEQPAAGSRKLSTEGKNPLLATPPTPPPACSRKAGAACPRSSSWPSCD
- the TMEM95 gene encoding sperm-egg fusion protein TMEM95 isoform X1 — protein: MWMLALGGVFLATAQACVLCHLPDRDLAGRLAKLCSRVEARWKDCRASWSFPAFALDETSMNNVIEKTHRVLRVMEIKGSLSSLPLYRHWLQNTKLPAYSREALCAPACRGSTVVYNCSTCQELDVCCWPRKRCLPGSTPPPGLPWLRKSRSLGSQGSAPRSPGGCLPAGCSEPHGGVSRGRGPVTWKKKGRVKVSTASQPPVLKTMNPQLPLPSKGISQPLSSTPRGSVFQTRKPRRPLDPSVRGPPGTQAPHWKSPPSSPQLIRQEQPAAGSRKLSTEGKNPLLATPPTPPPACSRKAGAACPRSSSWPSCD
- the TMEM95 gene encoding sperm-egg fusion protein TMEM95 isoform X4 is translated as MNNVIEKTHRVLRVMEIKGSLSSLPLYRHWLQNTKLPAYSREALCAPACRGSTVVYNCSTCQELDVCCWPRKRCLPGSTPPPGLPWLRKSRSLGSQGSAPRSPGGCLPAGCSEPHGGVSRGRGPVTWKKKGRVKVSTASQPPVLKTMNPQLPLPSKGISQPLSSTPRGSVFQTRKPRRPLDPSVRGPPGTQAPHWKSPPSSPQLIRQEQPAAGSRKLSTEGKNPLLATPPTPPPACSRKAGAACPRSSSWPSCD
- the TMEM95 gene encoding sperm-egg fusion protein TMEM95 isoform X3, which translates into the protein MWMLALGGVFLATAQACVLCHLPDRDLAGRLAKLCSRVEARWKDCRASWSFPAFALDETSMNNVIEKTHRVLRVMEIKGSLSSLPLYRHWLQNTKLPAYSREALCAPACRGSTVVYNCSTCQELDVCCWPRKRCLPGPVTWKKKGRVKVSTASQPPVLKTMNPQLPLPSKGISQPLSSTPRGSVFQTRKPRRPLDPSVRGPPGTQAPHWKSPPSSPQLIRQEQPAAGSRKLSTEGKNPLLATPPTPPPACSRKAGAACPRSSSWPSCD
- the TMEM95 gene encoding sperm-egg fusion protein TMEM95 isoform X5 encodes the protein MWMLALGGVFLATAQACVLCHLPDRDLAGRLAKLCSRVEARWKDCRASWSFPAFALDETSMNNVIEKTHRVLRVMEIKGSLSSLPLYRHWLQNTKLPAYSREALCAPACRGSTVVYNCSTCQELDVCCWPRKRCLPGSHDLWEARVLLLALLVAAFLLGVLSLMVESSYLEEKRTSEGFHSLPASSSKDHEPTTSTSLQGDQPAPEFHSQRFSLPDPETQTSP